The proteins below come from a single Asanoa ferruginea genomic window:
- the topA gene encoding type I DNA topoisomerase has protein sequence MPSNARSTRLVIVESPAKAKTISGYLGPGYVVEASLGHVRDLPRNAADVPAKYKKEPWARLGVDVDNGFAALYVVSADRKQQITKLTKLAKEVDEVFLATDEDREGEAIAWHLVETLKPKVPVKRMVFHEITRQAIQAAVANPRDIDRDLVDAQEARRILDRLYGYEVSPVLWKKVMPRLSAGRVQSVATRIVVERERQRMAFRSADYWDIQALLAVDAAAAKEGPRTFSATLVALDGDRVATGKDFEPTTGRVKPGAAVVHLDADGARGLAARLDGRPFTVTRVEEKPYRRKPYAPFITSTLQQEAARKMRFSSQQTMRTAQRLYENGYITYMRTDSVNLSETAIAAARRQIAELYGQGSVPPEPRRYTGKVKNAQEAHEAIRPAGDHFRTPGEVANELSAEEFKLYELIWRRTIASQMTDAVGMSVSIRIRAVSTAGEEADFGATGKTITDPGFLRAYVESSDDESAEAEDAERRLPNLVKDQPLTAEQLEAQGHSTQPPSRYTEASLVKALEELGIGRPSTYSSIMATIQDRGYVVKRGQALIPSFLAFAVIGLLEGHYPRLVDYNFTATMENELDEIAGGDMAAATFLTSFYFGSDVSADGTIAASGGLKRLVTDNLSEIDARSVNSIPLFKDDQGREIVVRVGRYGPYLQRGADHASANGNGDGSDHEDRASIPEGVAPDELTPEKVDELFLGGGGERSLGTHPETGEDIVLKSGRYGPYVSSGERNSSLFKSHSPETLSLEDALRLLSLPRVVGKDDDGVEILAASGRYGPYVKKGDEFRSLESEDKLFTVTLDEAKALLAAPKTRQRRAAAPPLREMGPDPLTELPLVIKDGRFGPYVTDGEVNASLRRGQTPESLSIEQASEMLAEKRAKGPAPRKKAAKKAASKSTGAKATTAKAGTAAKKTTAKKTTAAKKTTAAKKTTAAKKTTAAKKATAAKKTTD, from the coding sequence GTGCCGAGCAACGCCAGGAGCACCCGTCTTGTCATCGTCGAGTCACCGGCGAAGGCCAAGACGATCTCGGGCTATCTCGGCCCGGGCTACGTGGTGGAGGCCAGCCTGGGTCACGTCCGTGACCTGCCGCGCAACGCCGCGGACGTGCCGGCCAAATATAAGAAGGAGCCCTGGGCCCGCCTCGGCGTCGACGTCGACAACGGCTTCGCCGCCCTCTATGTCGTCTCCGCCGACCGCAAGCAGCAGATCACCAAGTTGACCAAGCTGGCCAAGGAGGTCGACGAGGTCTTCCTCGCGACGGATGAGGACCGCGAGGGCGAGGCGATCGCCTGGCACCTGGTCGAGACGCTCAAGCCCAAGGTCCCGGTCAAGCGGATGGTCTTCCACGAGATCACCCGGCAGGCGATCCAGGCGGCGGTGGCCAACCCCCGCGACATCGACCGCGACCTCGTCGACGCACAGGAAGCGCGGCGGATCCTCGACCGCCTCTACGGCTACGAGGTGTCGCCGGTCCTCTGGAAGAAGGTCATGCCGCGGCTCTCGGCGGGCCGGGTGCAGTCGGTCGCGACCCGCATCGTGGTCGAGCGTGAGCGCCAGCGGATGGCGTTCCGCTCCGCCGACTATTGGGACATCCAGGCGCTTCTCGCGGTCGACGCGGCCGCCGCCAAGGAGGGCCCGCGCACGTTCAGCGCCACCCTGGTCGCTCTCGACGGCGACCGGGTCGCCACCGGTAAGGACTTCGAGCCCACGACGGGCCGGGTGAAGCCGGGAGCTGCGGTTGTTCATCTCGACGCCGACGGCGCCCGGGGCCTGGCCGCCCGCCTTGACGGGCGGCCGTTCACTGTCACCCGGGTGGAGGAAAAGCCCTACCGGCGTAAGCCCTATGCGCCGTTCATCACCTCCACCCTTCAGCAGGAGGCGGCGCGCAAGATGCGCTTCTCCTCACAACAGACAATGCGCACTGCGCAGCGTTTGTACGAAAACGGCTACATCACTTATATGCGTACAGACTCGGTCAACCTGTCGGAGACCGCCATCGCGGCGGCCCGCCGGCAGATCGCCGAGCTCTACGGTCAGGGCAGCGTCCCGCCGGAGCCGCGTCGTTACACCGGCAAGGTGAAAAACGCGCAGGAGGCGCACGAGGCGATCCGCCCCGCCGGTGACCACTTCCGCACACCCGGCGAGGTCGCCAACGAGCTGTCGGCCGAGGAGTTCAAGCTCTACGAGCTGATCTGGCGGCGCACGATCGCGTCCCAGATGACCGACGCGGTCGGCATGTCGGTGTCGATCCGGATCCGGGCGGTCTCCACCGCGGGTGAAGAGGCCGACTTCGGCGCCACCGGCAAGACCATCACCGACCCCGGCTTCCTGCGCGCCTACGTGGAGTCGTCTGACGACGAGTCCGCCGAGGCCGAAGACGCCGAGCGCCGGCTGCCCAACCTGGTCAAGGACCAGCCGCTGACCGCCGAGCAGCTCGAGGCGCAGGGTCACAGCACCCAGCCGCCCTCGCGCTACACGGAGGCGTCGCTGGTCAAGGCCCTGGAAGAGCTGGGCATCGGCCGGCCGTCGACCTACTCGTCGATCATGGCGACCATCCAAGACCGGGGTTACGTGGTCAAGCGCGGCCAGGCGCTGATCCCGTCGTTCCTCGCGTTCGCCGTGATAGGGCTGCTGGAGGGGCACTACCCCCGGCTGGTCGACTACAACTTCACCGCGACGATGGAAAACGAGCTCGACGAGATCGCCGGCGGCGACATGGCCGCGGCCACCTTCCTGACCTCGTTCTACTTCGGCAGCGACGTCTCCGCCGACGGCACGATCGCCGCGTCGGGCGGGCTCAAGCGGCTGGTCACCGACAACCTCAGCGAGATCGACGCGCGCAGCGTCAACTCGATCCCGCTGTTCAAAGACGACCAGGGTCGCGAGATCGTGGTGCGGGTCGGTCGCTACGGCCCCTACCTGCAGCGCGGCGCCGACCACGCGTCGGCCAACGGCAACGGTGACGGCAGCGACCACGAAGACCGCGCGTCGATCCCCGAGGGCGTGGCGCCCGACGAGCTCACCCCGGAGAAGGTCGACGAGCTGTTCCTGGGCGGCGGTGGCGAGCGGAGCCTGGGCACCCACCCGGAGACCGGTGAGGACATCGTCCTCAAGTCCGGCCGCTACGGCCCCTACGTGTCCAGCGGCGAGCGCAACTCGTCACTGTTCAAGTCGCACTCGCCTGAGACGCTCTCGCTCGAAGACGCGCTGCGGCTGCTCTCGCTGCCCCGGGTCGTCGGCAAAGACGACGACGGCGTGGAGATCCTGGCGGCGTCCGGCCGCTACGGCCCCTACGTGAAGAAGGGCGACGAGTTCCGGTCGCTCGAGTCGGAAGACAAGCTCTTCACGGTCACCCTCGACGAGGCCAAGGCGCTGCTCGCGGCGCCGAAGACCCGCCAGCGCCGGGCGGCCGCGCCGCCGCTGCGCGAGATGGGTCCCGACCCGCTGACCGAGCTGCCCCTGGTGATCAAGGACGGCCGGTTCGGCCCCTACGTGACCGACGGCGAGGTCAACGCGTCGCTGCGACGCGGCCAGACGCCGGAGTCGCTCTCCATCGAGCAGGCGTCGGAGATGCTCGCCGAGAAGCGGGCCAAGGGTCCGGCGCCGCGCAAGAAGGCGGCGAAGAAGGCGGCCAGCAAGTCGACCGGCGCCAAGGCCACGACGGCCAAGGCCGGCACGGCGGCCAAGAAGACCACGGCCAAGAAGACGACCGCGGCGAAGAAGACCACGGCGGCCAAGAAGACCACTGCCGCCAAGAAGACCACGGCGGCGAAGAAGGCGACTGCGGCGAAGAAGACGACCGACTAG
- a CDS encoding sodium-translocating pyrophosphatase, producing the protein MSGTLAAESGGLSLTNANFSYVIVALVIALVALGFAAALRRTVLATGKGTTNMQEIAAAVQEGASAYLRRQFRTLAIFVVIAVILLFILPVHGVDGNETMVKLGRSAFFVVGAVFSAFIGGAGMALATRANLRVAAAARESEGGREKAMQIAFRTGGVVGFLTVGLGLVGATLVVLFYKGNAPTVLEGFGFGAALLAMFMRVGGGIFTKAADVGADLVGKVEQGIPEDDPRNAATIADNVGDNVGDCAGMAADLFESYAVTLVAALILGRAAFGQDGLVFPLIISGIGVVIAIIGVFITRLRTSDRNGLQAINRAFYISAVISAVAVAVVSWFYLKPSFADFEGVDPSVAAITRDPRWVAIGAVVIGIVLAAAIQALTGYFTEVERRPVQDIGKSSQTGAATVVLAGISVGLESAVYSALLIGAGVFGAFLLGGGSLTLSLFAVALAGTGLLTTVGVIVAMDTFGPISDNAQGIAEMSGDIDEQGAKTLTELDAVGNTTKAITKGIAIATAVLAATALFGSYTNSLLSSLADANVQNVDDYLLNLLNISNPRNLVGLIIGAAVVFLFSGLAINAVARSAGAVVVEVRRQFREFPGIMDRTQRPEYGKVVDICTRDAQRELITPGLLAILAPIAVGFGLGAGALACYLAGAIGTGTLMAVFLANSGGAWDNAKKLVEDGHYGGKGSEAHAATIIGDTVGDPFKDTAGPAINPLLKVMNLVALLIAPAVITFSVGDDANTGVRVGITLAAVAVIVGAVLFSKRKPIAMSEAEAGKADEDAGASDEERVNV; encoded by the coding sequence ATGTCCGGGACCTTGGCCGCCGAAAGCGGCGGGCTGTCCCTTACCAATGCGAACTTCTCGTACGTGATCGTTGCCTTGGTCATCGCCCTTGTGGCGCTTGGCTTCGCGGCCGCACTGCGTAGGACGGTTCTGGCGACTGGTAAGGGCACCACCAACATGCAGGAGATCGCTGCTGCTGTGCAGGAGGGCGCTTCAGCTTACCTGCGCCGCCAGTTCAGAACGCTTGCGATCTTCGTAGTGATCGCCGTGATCCTGCTGTTCATCCTGCCGGTACACGGTGTGGACGGCAACGAGACGATGGTCAAGCTCGGCCGCTCGGCGTTCTTCGTCGTCGGCGCCGTGTTCAGCGCGTTCATCGGCGGTGCCGGCATGGCGCTGGCGACCCGCGCCAACCTGCGCGTCGCGGCCGCTGCCCGGGAGTCCGAGGGCGGTCGTGAGAAGGCGATGCAGATCGCGTTCCGCACCGGTGGCGTCGTCGGCTTCCTCACCGTCGGCCTCGGCCTGGTCGGGGCGACCCTGGTCGTGCTGTTCTACAAGGGCAACGCACCGACCGTGCTGGAGGGCTTCGGCTTCGGCGCCGCGCTGCTCGCGATGTTCATGCGGGTCGGCGGCGGCATCTTCACCAAGGCCGCCGACGTCGGCGCCGACCTGGTCGGCAAGGTCGAGCAGGGCATCCCGGAAGACGACCCGCGCAACGCGGCGACCATCGCCGACAACGTGGGCGACAACGTCGGTGACTGCGCCGGCATGGCGGCCGACCTGTTCGAGTCGTACGCCGTGACCCTGGTTGCCGCCCTGATCCTGGGCCGGGCCGCGTTCGGCCAGGACGGCCTGGTCTTCCCGCTGATCATCTCCGGCATCGGCGTGGTCATCGCGATCATCGGCGTGTTCATCACCCGGCTGCGCACCTCGGACCGCAACGGCCTCCAGGCGATCAACCGTGCCTTCTACATCTCCGCGGTGATCTCCGCGGTCGCGGTCGCGGTGGTTTCCTGGTTCTACCTCAAGCCGTCGTTCGCCGACTTCGAGGGCGTCGACCCGTCGGTCGCCGCGATCACCCGCGACCCCCGCTGGGTCGCCATCGGCGCGGTTGTCATCGGCATCGTCCTCGCCGCCGCCATCCAGGCGCTGACGGGCTACTTCACCGAGGTCGAGCGACGTCCGGTGCAGGACATCGGCAAGAGCTCGCAGACCGGCGCGGCCACCGTCGTGCTGGCCGGCATCAGCGTCGGCCTGGAGTCGGCGGTCTACTCGGCGCTGCTCATCGGCGCCGGCGTGTTCGGCGCGTTCCTGCTCGGTGGCGGCTCACTGACGCTGTCGCTGTTCGCGGTCGCGCTGGCCGGCACCGGCCTGCTGACCACGGTCGGCGTCATCGTCGCGATGGACACCTTCGGGCCCATCTCCGACAACGCGCAGGGCATCGCCGAGATGTCCGGTGACATCGACGAGCAGGGTGCGAAGACGCTGACCGAGCTCGACGCGGTCGGCAACACCACGAAGGCCATCACCAAGGGCATCGCGATCGCTACGGCCGTCCTCGCCGCGACCGCGCTGTTCGGGTCCTACACCAACTCGCTGTTGTCGTCGCTGGCCGACGCCAACGTGCAGAACGTGGACGACTACCTGCTCAACCTGCTCAACATCAGCAACCCGCGGAACCTGGTCGGCCTGATCATCGGCGCCGCGGTGGTGTTCCTCTTCTCCGGTCTCGCGATCAACGCGGTGGCCCGGTCGGCCGGTGCGGTCGTCGTCGAGGTGCGCCGCCAGTTCCGGGAGTTCCCGGGCATCATGGACCGCACCCAGCGGCCCGAATACGGCAAGGTCGTCGACATCTGCACCCGCGACGCTCAGCGCGAGCTGATCACCCCGGGTCTGCTGGCGATCCTGGCGCCGATCGCGGTCGGCTTCGGCCTCGGTGCCGGCGCGCTGGCCTGCTACCTGGCCGGTGCGATCGGCACGGGCACGCTGATGGCGGTGTTCCTGGCCAACTCCGGTGGCGCCTGGGACAACGCGAAGAAGCTGGTCGAAGACGGTCACTACGGCGGCAAGGGCTCCGAGGCCCACGCCGCGACCATCATCGGTGACACCGTCGGTGACCCGTTCAAGGACACCGCCGGCCCGGCCATCAACCCGCTGCTCAAGGTGATGAACCTGGTCGCGCTGCTCATCGCGCCGGCCGTCATCACCTTCAGCGTCGGCGACGACGCCAACACCGGTGTGCGGGTCGGCATCACTCTCGCCGCGGTCGCGGTGATCGTCGGCGCGGTGCTGTTCAGCAAGCGCAAGCCGATCGCCATGTCGGAGGCCGAAGCGGGAAAAGCCGATGAGGACGCGGGCGCGTCCGATGAGGAGCGGGTGAACGTCTGA
- a CDS encoding ATP-binding protein has product MMATVRLSFSPAPVHVRTARLVGVAVARRAGVAEELLDEVRLAIGEACTRAVALHRQYGLADLVLVEMSDGGSYIVRVIDRAPIEAGLGIAALPPDELANESLTDEALTVGVGFALLAGFVEDLQVRPVDDGIGTEVRMVWPVAR; this is encoded by the coding sequence GTGATGGCGACAGTTCGTCTTTCGTTCTCTCCCGCTCCGGTGCACGTCCGCACCGCCCGCCTGGTCGGCGTGGCGGTGGCCCGGCGCGCCGGGGTGGCCGAGGAACTGCTCGACGAGGTGCGCCTCGCGATCGGTGAGGCGTGCACCCGGGCGGTCGCGCTGCACCGGCAATACGGCCTGGCCGACCTGGTGCTGGTCGAGATGTCCGACGGCGGCAGCTACATCGTGCGGGTCATCGACCGCGCGCCTATCGAGGCCGGGCTCGGCATCGCCGCGCTGCCGCCGGACGAGCTGGCCAACGAGTCGCTGACCGACGAAGCGTTGACGGTGGGTGTCGGGTTCGCCCTGCTCGCCGGGTTCGTCGAAGATCTCCAGGTGCGTCCCGTCGACGACGGGATCGGCACCGAAGTACGCATGGTTTGGCCCGTCGCGCGCTAA
- a CDS encoding STAS domain-containing protein, translating to MELSLSTRTQGEHTVLEVGGEVDVYTAPRLRERLIELVDGGATEIVVDLGRVDFLDSTGLGVLVGALKRLRQAGGGLSLVCDKEPLLKIFRITALDQVFPLYASVDAATEAGPAA from the coding sequence ATGGAGCTGTCGCTCTCGACCCGGACCCAGGGCGAGCACACTGTGCTGGAGGTCGGCGGCGAGGTCGATGTCTACACCGCTCCCCGGCTCCGTGAGCGCCTGATCGAGTTGGTCGACGGGGGTGCGACCGAGATCGTGGTCGACCTCGGCCGGGTCGACTTCCTCGACTCGACGGGGCTCGGTGTGCTGGTCGGCGCCCTCAAACGGCTGCGACAGGCGGGCGGCGGCCTGAGCCTGGTGTGCGACAAGGAGCCGTTGCTCAAGATCTTCCGGATCACCGCCCTCGACCAGGTCTTCCCGTTGTACGCGAGCGTCGACGCGGCGACCGAGGCCGGTCCGGCCGCGTGA
- a CDS encoding aromatic ring-hydroxylating oxygenase subunit alpha, whose product MSAPIDPSALESALRPFGESTMLPAAAYLDERVLAWERRHLFAGSWVPVGRTVALAQGGNQRAVTVGDVGVLLTFDGAAPRAFANVCRHRGHELLPTGETADRPAVLCPYHGWSYGLDGRMRTAPRMGETFDGTAYGLVELPAVDWHGWLFVNATGTARPFAAHIGALAAHVSPYRPESLVSKARHEYEVAANWKIVAENYHECYHCPLIHPELCAVSPPNSGSNWREPGTWVGGSMDLRDHAQTMSLDGRSHGLALDGVDPRLVRYLGLFPKMLISLHPDYVMTHLLEPLSPGRTRITCEWLFRDEVTDPSYAVEFWDLTNRQDWQACESVQRGVSSPHFVPGPLAPNENAVYDWVTLIARAYRDPAAELS is encoded by the coding sequence GTGAGTGCGCCGATCGATCCGTCCGCGCTCGAGTCCGCCCTCCGTCCGTTCGGCGAGTCGACCATGTTGCCCGCGGCGGCCTACCTCGACGAGCGCGTACTCGCCTGGGAACGCCGCCACCTGTTCGCCGGGTCGTGGGTGCCGGTCGGTCGCACGGTGGCCCTGGCCCAGGGCGGCAACCAGCGAGCGGTCACGGTCGGCGACGTCGGCGTGCTCCTGACCTTCGACGGCGCCGCACCACGAGCGTTCGCCAACGTCTGCCGACACCGTGGGCACGAGTTGCTGCCCACCGGCGAGACCGCGGACCGACCGGCAGTGCTCTGCCCCTACCACGGCTGGTCCTACGGCCTCGACGGCCGCATGCGGACCGCGCCCCGGATGGGCGAGACCTTCGACGGCACCGCCTACGGCCTTGTCGAACTGCCGGCCGTCGACTGGCACGGCTGGCTGTTCGTCAACGCGACGGGCACCGCCCGGCCGTTCGCCGCCCACATCGGTGCGCTCGCCGCGCACGTCTCGCCGTACCGTCCGGAGTCGTTGGTCAGCAAGGCCCGCCACGAGTATGAGGTCGCGGCCAACTGGAAGATCGTGGCGGAGAACTACCACGAGTGCTACCACTGCCCGCTGATCCACCCCGAGCTGTGCGCGGTCTCGCCACCCAACTCGGGCAGCAACTGGCGCGAGCCGGGCACCTGGGTAGGCGGCTCGATGGACCTACGCGACCACGCGCAGACGATGTCGCTCGACGGCCGCTCCCACGGCCTCGCCCTCGACGGCGTCGACCCGCGCCTGGTGCGCTACCTCGGCCTCTTCCCCAAAATGCTCATCTCGCTGCACCCCGACTACGTCATGACTCACCTCCTCGAACCGCTGTCGCCGGGCCGCACCCGGATCACCTGCGAGTGGCTGTTCCGGGATGAGGTCACAGATCCGTCCTATGCCGTGGAGTTCTGGGATCTGACCAACCGCCAGGACTGGCAGGCGTGCGAGTCTGTCCAACGTGGTGTGTCGTCACCGCACTTCGTGCCAGGACCGTTGGCGCCCAACGAGAACGCGGTCTACGACTGGGTCACGCTGATCGCCCGCGCCTATCGCGATCCTGCTGCCGAGCTCTCATAA
- a CDS encoding Rv3654c family TadE-like protein: protein MATATPAYGWAPPPTVAVNGSTAARHPNPIMRCLLETPAVRRRVAGDRGSATIWVLAVGLAFVLLGLACATVGVAAIGRHRAQTAADLGALAGAARSLEGPAAACARATDIAAANGGRVTACAVQGFDVIVTVEVVVHLPSRGIRVATARARAGLVA, encoded by the coding sequence ATGGCGACCGCGACGCCCGCCTACGGCTGGGCGCCGCCGCCGACGGTCGCAGTCAATGGCTCGACAGCGGCACGCCACCCCAACCCGATCATGCGGTGCCTGCTGGAGACTCCTGCCGTGCGGCGCCGGGTGGCTGGCGATCGTGGTTCCGCGACCATTTGGGTTCTTGCTGTTGGGTTGGCGTTTGTGTTGCTGGGACTCGCATGCGCGACCGTTGGTGTCGCCGCGATCGGGCGGCACCGGGCGCAGACCGCAGCCGACCTCGGCGCGCTCGCCGGCGCCGCGCGCAGCCTCGAAGGCCCAGCCGCCGCATGCGCAAGGGCGACCGACATCGCCGCCGCCAACGGCGGTCGGGTGACGGCGTGCGCTGTCCAAGGGTTCGACGTGATCGTGACGGTGGAGGTCGTCGTCCACCTGCCGTCGCGCGGGATCCGGGTAGCGACCGCCCGTGCGCGAGCCGGACTGGTGGCCTAG
- a CDS encoding TadE family type IV pilus minor pilin, with the protein MTGRGRDRGSATAEMAAALPALALLLFVGIAAVAATQTKLQCADAARDAALAAARGQQGTLTANRTAPNGATITIQVNGDTVTATVRAPARVVGGHLPAIEVSATAVAAREPEGMDPPW; encoded by the coding sequence TTGACGGGCCGTGGCCGCGACCGCGGTTCGGCAACGGCAGAGATGGCAGCCGCCTTACCGGCGTTGGCGCTGCTGCTCTTTGTCGGTATAGCCGCGGTCGCGGCCACCCAAACCAAACTCCAGTGCGCCGACGCGGCCCGCGACGCCGCGTTGGCCGCCGCCCGCGGCCAACAAGGAACCCTGACCGCCAACCGCACAGCGCCCAACGGCGCCACCATCACGATCCAGGTCAACGGCGACACGGTCACCGCGACAGTCCGCGCCCCGGCACGCGTGGTTGGCGGCCACCTGCCGGCGATCGAGGTATCCGCCACCGCGGTAGCGGCTCGCGAGCCGGAAGGGATGGACCCGCCATGGTGA
- a CDS encoding DUF4244 domain-containing protein, which translates to MRKLLVRLRDDAGMTTAEYAVGTVAAVAFAAALLKVVSSEKVTAALSAVISRALG; encoded by the coding sequence GTGCGCAAGCTTCTTGTCCGTCTGCGCGACGACGCTGGCATGACCACCGCGGAGTACGCGGTCGGCACCGTCGCGGCCGTGGCCTTCGCCGCGGCGTTGCTGAAGGTTGTCAGCTCGGAGAAAGTGACCGCCGCGCTTTCCGCCGTCATCAGCCGAGCGCTCGGCTGA
- a CDS encoding type II secretion system F family protein has translation MTTSGFAPASFETRDDRMAWTLRRVAARRRLARITAPPKARRRPDLAKLGGFAIGAATAAVVDGWWGLALAAPAALVGHRAIRRLESAEAKERRLREEADAPICADLIAAALRAGAPVDVAVLGVAEALGGPLRERLTTVARSLRLGAEPDEAWSHVAGMPGGTRIAAAAVRSSASGSALAGALTRLADDLRADRAAAMEAAARRAGVLIVLPLGLCFLPAFVLAGLIPVIVALLGDVL, from the coding sequence ATGACCACCTCCGGCTTCGCGCCTGCCAGCTTCGAGACGAGGGACGACCGGATGGCGTGGACCCTTCGAAGGGTCGCCGCCCGGCGGCGGTTGGCGCGCATCACCGCGCCGCCAAAGGCACGTCGGCGTCCCGACCTCGCGAAGCTCGGTGGGTTCGCGATCGGAGCCGCCACCGCCGCGGTCGTCGACGGGTGGTGGGGTCTAGCCCTTGCCGCACCGGCGGCGCTCGTCGGTCATCGTGCGATCAGGCGGCTCGAATCGGCCGAGGCCAAGGAGCGGCGGCTGCGCGAAGAGGCCGACGCACCGATCTGCGCCGACCTGATCGCCGCGGCCTTGCGCGCCGGTGCGCCGGTTGATGTCGCTGTCCTCGGTGTCGCCGAAGCCCTTGGCGGGCCCTTGCGAGAGCGGCTGACGACCGTCGCCCGGTCGCTGCGGCTCGGTGCCGAGCCCGATGAGGCGTGGAGCCATGTCGCCGGGATGCCGGGCGGCACGCGGATCGCCGCTGCGGCGGTCCGGTCCTCGGCCAGCGGTTCGGCCCTGGCCGGTGCGCTCACCCGCCTCGCCGACGACCTGCGCGCCGACCGGGCCGCCGCGATGGAGGCCGCCGCCCGCCGCGCGGGCGTCCTGATCGTGTTGCCACTAGGGCTCTGCTTCCTGCCCGCCTTCGTCCTCGCCGGTCTCATACCGGTGATCGTCGCCCTCCTCGGCGACGTCCTCTGA
- a CDS encoding TadA family conjugal transfer-associated ATPase, translating to MTTTLPANPPPFGGEADLAGTVRRRFATGHREVSPAAVVEAVRSTGGAVLGDRDVLRLAARVHDDLVGAGPLGPLLADPAVTDVLVNGTEVWVDRGDGLRRERITIASPEATRRLAQRLVAATGRRLDDGSPYADAILPDGTRLHAVLPPVATGGPYLSLRTFRRRPFTLVDLVSCNTVPPPVADLLAAVVAARLAYLVVGGTGSGKTTLLNTLIELVPRDERIVLVEDAAELRPAHPHVVGLQCKTSNVEGAGAVEMTDLVRQALRMRPDRLVVGECRGAEIVDLLRALNTGHEGGAGTLHANAIADVPARLEALGLLGGLPRAALHAQAAAALQVVLQMRRTATGRVLSTVGLVAAEGPDRMVTVRPVWDRSSGVSAAGADLARLLAARGARVPELLWSPSR from the coding sequence ATGACCACGACGTTGCCCGCCAACCCACCACCGTTCGGCGGCGAAGCCGACCTGGCCGGCACAGTGCGTCGGCGCTTCGCCACCGGCCACCGCGAGGTGAGCCCGGCCGCGGTGGTCGAGGCGGTCCGCTCGACCGGCGGCGCGGTGCTCGGCGATCGCGACGTGCTGCGGCTGGCGGCCCGCGTGCACGACGACCTGGTCGGTGCCGGCCCGCTGGGCCCGCTGCTGGCCGACCCTGCGGTGACCGACGTGCTGGTCAACGGAACCGAGGTCTGGGTCGACCGGGGCGACGGGCTGCGCCGCGAGCGGATCACCATCGCCTCGCCCGAGGCCACCCGCCGCTTGGCGCAGCGCCTGGTCGCGGCGACGGGCCGGCGGCTAGACGACGGTTCGCCCTACGCCGACGCGATCCTGCCCGACGGCACCCGCTTGCACGCGGTGCTGCCACCGGTGGCGACCGGCGGCCCCTACCTGTCGCTGCGCACCTTCCGTCGCCGTCCGTTCACGCTGGTCGACCTGGTCTCGTGCAACACGGTGCCGCCCCCGGTCGCCGACCTGCTGGCGGCGGTCGTCGCTGCTCGCCTGGCCTACCTCGTGGTCGGTGGCACCGGATCCGGCAAGACCACCCTGCTCAACACGCTGATCGAGCTGGTGCCGCGCGACGAGCGGATCGTCCTGGTGGAAGACGCGGCCGAGCTGCGACCGGCCCATCCACACGTGGTCGGCCTGCAGTGCAAGACGTCCAACGTGGAGGGAGCGGGCGCGGTCGAGATGACCGACCTGGTCCGGCAGGCCTTGCGAATGCGTCCCGACCGGCTGGTGGTCGGCGAGTGCCGGGGTGCGGAGATCGTCGACCTGCTGCGCGCTCTCAACACCGGTCATGAAGGTGGCGCCGGCACGTTGCACGCCAACGCCATCGCCGATGTGCCCGCGCGACTCGAGGCGTTGGGCTTGTTGGGCGGCTTGCCCCGGGCGGCATTGCACGCGCAGGCCGCGGCGGCTTTGCAGGTGGTGCTCCAGATGCGGCGGACCGCGACGGGCCGGGTGTTGTCGACGGTCGGTTTGGTGGCCGCCGAAGGCCCAGACCGCATGGTCACCGTGCGGCCGGTCTGGGACCGCTCTTCCGGCGTCTCTGCCGCGGGGGCCGACCTGGCCCGGTTGCTGGCCGCCCGCGGCGCCCGCGTGCCGGAGCTGTTGTGGAGCCCGTCGCGATGA